A portion of the Candidatus Pristimantibacillus lignocellulolyticus genome contains these proteins:
- a CDS encoding dynamin family protein translates to MSMASLLEKIQYISGEMTSHNDHIHAHKALELNSKLTEGQLTIALCGHFSAGKSTLVNTLCGAKLLPSSPIPTSANVVTISYSEQSKAEVEVWSNGTTRYDEVAIEQLDQYCTDGEQFISVNIHYPSPLLKNGLVLLDTPGIDSTDAAHKLATESALHMADVVFYVMDYNHVQSEINFSFAKELKEWNKPLYFIVNQIDKHREQELSFADYEQSVVEAFHAWHLEPAGILYLSLREPNHPHHQWQLLQRLIDELTKQQSHLSTFSVWSSIFQLAKEHGQVIEEHSSEKRHKLLQAIGGEDQLIHVESQLKELNARISELHMHIEQFPIELRKEIEALLDNANITPAELRDLAHQFLESRKPGFRQGLLFAKGKTTQEQERRLAQFHEELQKLTNAAIEWHLKVLLRNAGKRIVFDDQLLEQLLLKIDENSPKEQMLISKVNHGAVFGNEYTMTYSKDLASAIKLSYRQVALDIVDQLWEFFKESNKTQIIELQEQLMQWNEKASAVEQYRLLETEINNYQAKLLSSLEPPIESPTLPDPIQLQLEDTQPDSDQELVTFVEQREHVDLSEMFAAQEDNKISSFSVEQQQSLQTSISDQLKAVAKLISSVEGLDGNAHDLLVKSERLTHNEFTISLFGAFSAGKSSLANALIGEAVLPVSPNPTTAAINSLMPPNERFEHNTALIYMKSKELMLDDIYYSLSLLGHTITQKAREDVEHLFKLIDGITPDSIHNGGRAHYSFIKAARQGWAAQEQWLGKERKVDRDLYVKYVAEEQLSCYVQEIKFYYDCPLTAAGIILVDTPGADSVNARHTGVAFNYIKNTDAIIFVTYYNHAFSHADRQFLNQLGRVKDQFELDKMFFIVNAADLASDSDELQGVLNHVESNLNGHGIMQPRLFPISSIQALEARQSKDETLLQQSGLSAFEQLFFRFIHEELGSLTVDAAKQELLRSQQLVSGLLNGARDAQADKAATLQAIALSERELGEQIQRFANSPIPQALVQEIEELMYYIIQRIRFRFGDFYNYAFNPSQLRDDIGQLQQAVWTSWLELQRTLALELEQELLATTLRIEKNLKNQLAEPYTQLGQQAMQRLNGYQIATFQVEHIVQPAGQSSWTFDDMKSKWLWSQFKSPKTFFEGAGKVALRKELDAILFPTMEMWMQAVSSEWQLHYDSQWKQLANSQADKLLASVAQFTSQQRKLLSDEAYVLQLQEISRAVNEVVNIS, encoded by the coding sequence ATGTCGATGGCCAGTTTACTAGAGAAGATTCAATATATCTCAGGTGAAATGACTTCACATAACGATCATATACATGCTCACAAAGCATTAGAGTTGAATAGTAAGCTGACTGAAGGTCAGCTTACTATTGCTTTATGTGGACACTTTTCTGCAGGCAAATCTACATTAGTAAATACTTTATGTGGTGCCAAATTGCTACCTTCTAGCCCAATACCCACTAGTGCGAATGTCGTAACGATTTCTTATAGTGAGCAAAGCAAGGCAGAAGTAGAAGTGTGGAGTAATGGTACAACTCGTTATGATGAAGTAGCGATTGAGCAGTTAGATCAATATTGTACAGATGGTGAACAATTTATTTCAGTCAACATTCATTATCCAAGTCCGCTCTTAAAGAATGGGCTCGTCCTACTTGATACACCTGGCATAGATTCTACGGATGCCGCCCATAAATTAGCGACAGAGTCAGCTTTACATATGGCTGATGTAGTTTTCTATGTCATGGATTACAATCATGTTCAGTCAGAGATCAACTTTTCCTTTGCGAAAGAGTTGAAGGAATGGAATAAGCCATTATACTTTATTGTTAATCAGATCGATAAGCACCGTGAACAAGAATTAAGTTTTGCAGATTACGAACAAAGTGTTGTAGAAGCATTCCATGCATGGCATTTGGAACCTGCAGGAATTTTGTACTTGTCACTGCGAGAACCTAATCATCCACATCATCAATGGCAGCTACTGCAACGTTTGATAGATGAGTTGACTAAGCAACAATCGCATCTGAGTACATTCAGTGTCTGGTCATCGATTTTTCAGTTAGCGAAGGAACATGGACAGGTAATAGAGGAACATTCCTCAGAGAAGCGTCACAAGCTCCTCCAAGCTATTGGAGGCGAAGATCAGCTAATTCATGTGGAATCGCAATTGAAGGAGCTTAACGCACGAATTTCAGAGTTACACATGCATATAGAACAGTTTCCGATCGAGCTTCGTAAAGAGATTGAAGCTTTGTTAGACAATGCTAATATTACACCTGCTGAATTGCGGGATTTGGCACATCAATTTCTTGAAAGTCGCAAACCAGGTTTTCGTCAAGGTTTGTTATTTGCTAAAGGTAAAACTACCCAAGAGCAAGAGCGTCGCTTAGCACAATTTCATGAAGAACTGCAGAAGCTTACAAATGCCGCGATTGAATGGCATCTTAAAGTATTACTTCGTAACGCAGGTAAAAGGATTGTTTTTGACGATCAATTATTAGAGCAATTGCTCTTAAAGATCGATGAGAATAGTCCAAAGGAACAAATGCTTATCTCTAAAGTAAACCATGGTGCAGTTTTTGGTAATGAATATACGATGACATATAGCAAAGATTTGGCTAGTGCAATTAAGCTTAGTTATCGTCAAGTCGCATTAGATATTGTCGACCAACTGTGGGAATTCTTCAAAGAAAGTAATAAGACACAAATTATTGAGTTGCAAGAGCAACTAATGCAGTGGAACGAAAAAGCATCTGCAGTAGAACAATATCGTTTGCTTGAAACGGAAATCAATAATTATCAAGCGAAATTATTGTCTAGTTTGGAACCACCAATTGAATCTCCTACCCTTCCTGATCCAATACAACTACAACTAGAAGATACACAACCAGACAGCGATCAAGAACTTGTTACTTTTGTTGAGCAGAGAGAACATGTGGACTTAAGTGAGATGTTTGCAGCACAAGAGGATAACAAGATTAGCTCATTTTCTGTAGAGCAACAACAATCCTTGCAGACCAGCATAAGTGATCAGCTTAAAGCAGTAGCGAAGCTAATCTCGTCTGTTGAAGGTCTTGATGGAAATGCACATGATTTGTTAGTGAAGAGTGAACGACTAACTCATAATGAGTTTACGATTTCATTATTTGGAGCGTTCAGCGCTGGTAAATCATCGTTAGCTAACGCACTTATCGGAGAAGCGGTATTGCCAGTTAGTCCGAATCCAACGACAGCTGCAATTAACAGTTTAATGCCTCCAAATGAAAGATTTGAACATAACACAGCACTCATTTATATGAAATCAAAAGAGTTAATGCTCGATGATATTTATTACTCCTTATCATTGTTAGGACATACAATTACTCAAAAAGCGAGAGAAGATGTAGAGCATCTCTTCAAGCTTATTGATGGTATAACGCCTGATAGTATTCACAATGGGGGAAGAGCACATTATAGCTTCATTAAAGCGGCAAGACAGGGATGGGCTGCGCAAGAACAATGGTTAGGCAAAGAACGTAAAGTGGATCGTGATCTGTATGTGAAGTATGTTGCAGAAGAACAGCTATCTTGCTATGTACAAGAAATTAAGTTCTATTATGATTGTCCGTTGACAGCTGCAGGAATTATATTAGTGGACACTCCTGGAGCTGATTCTGTAAATGCAAGGCATACTGGCGTCGCGTTCAATTATATTAAAAATACGGATGCGATAATATTTGTCACGTACTACAATCACGCATTTTCACATGCAGATAGACAATTTTTGAATCAATTGGGACGTGTGAAGGATCAGTTTGAACTTGATAAAATGTTCTTTATTGTCAATGCAGCAGATCTAGCTTCGGATAGCGATGAGCTTCAAGGTGTCCTTAATCATGTTGAGAGCAATTTGAATGGACATGGCATAATGCAGCCTAGATTGTTCCCGATATCCAGCATTCAAGCTTTAGAAGCGAGACAAAGTAAAGATGAGACATTATTGCAGCAATCAGGCCTTTCAGCATTCGAACAATTATTTTTCCGATTCATTCATGAAGAGTTAGGTTCATTAACGGTAGATGCTGCTAAGCAAGAATTACTGCGTAGCCAACAATTAGTATCTGGTCTATTAAATGGAGCTCGTGATGCACAAGCAGACAAAGCAGCAACGCTCCAAGCAATCGCGTTGTCAGAACGTGAATTAGGAGAGCAGATCCAACGATTCGCAAATTCACCAATACCTCAAGCATTAGTTCAAGAAATTGAAGAGTTGATGTATTACATTATTCAGCGAATTCGTTTCCGCTTTGGTGATTTCTACAATTATGCATTTAACCCGTCGCAATTACGTGATGATATTGGGCAACTGCAACAAGCGGTCTGGACTTCATGGCTAGAATTGCAAAGAACGCTTGCCCTAGAATTGGAGCAAGAATTGTTAGCGACAACGTTACGTATCGAGAAGAATTTGAAGAATCAATTGGCTGAACCATATACACAATTAGGGCAACAAGCAATGCAGAGGTTAAATGGTTATCAAATCGCAACATTCCAGGTCGAACATATTGTTCAGCCAGCAGGACAATCTTCTTGGACTTTTGATGACATGAAATCAAAGTGGCTTTGGAGTCAATTCAAATCACCGAAAACATTTTTTGAAGGCGCTGGTAAAGTTGCACTCCGTAAAGAGTTAGATGCTATACTGTTTCCAACGATGGAGATGTGGATGCAAGCAGTTAGCTCAGAGTGGCAGCTACATTATGATTCACAGTGGAAACAACTTGCGAATTCGCAAGCAGATAAATTACTTGCAAGTGTTGCTCAATTTACATCGCAACAGCGCAAGCTACTGTCTGATGAAGCCTATGTATTACAGCTACAAGAAATATCGAGAGCAGTGAATGAGGTCGTCAATATTTCTTAG
- a CDS encoding NAD/NADP transhydrogenase alpha subunit, translating to MKCISVYTNSFEQFSDIYEQVLESPPQENEDILFDGITVSGSGHVPHQYIERMRVKPEVVVMREKARDIMILQHGNVFEICLPSDGEDEEVYEEEVVE from the coding sequence ATGAAATGCATTTCTGTATACACAAATAGTTTTGAACAATTTTCTGATATCTATGAACAAGTTCTTGAATCACCTCCTCAAGAAAATGAAGATATTTTATTCGATGGTATTACGGTAAGTGGTTCAGGACATGTACCGCACCAATACATTGAACGTATGCGTGTTAAACCAGAAGTTGTAGTAATGAGAGAAAAAGCTCGAGATATTATGATTCTTCAACATGGTAATGTATTCGAGATCTGCTTACCTTCTGATGGAGAAGACGAAGAAGTATATGAAGAAGAAGTTGTTGAATAA
- the nth gene encoding endonuclease III — MNGKQKMRHVLDILADMFPDAHCELIHSNPFELTIAVLLSAQCTDETVNKVTVNLFQKYKSPADYLAVPLEELEGDIRRIGLFRSKASNIQKLCRIVIDKYNGDVPNTHEGLVELPGVGRKTANVVMSNAFGVPAIAVDTHVDRVSKRLGFAKQDDNVLEVEHKLMKLVPREEWTLTHHRLIFFGRYHCKAQNPQCAVCPLIELCKEGKKRMKVTEKTKAKLKTKLT, encoded by the coding sequence ATGAATGGAAAGCAAAAAATGAGGCATGTATTAGACATATTAGCTGATATGTTTCCTGATGCTCATTGTGAACTTATTCACAGCAATCCATTTGAATTAACGATTGCTGTACTGCTTTCAGCTCAATGTACAGATGAAACAGTGAATAAGGTGACGGTTAATTTATTCCAAAAGTATAAATCTCCTGCAGATTATTTGGCTGTGCCTCTTGAAGAACTTGAAGGAGATATCCGGAGAATAGGTTTATTTCGTAGTAAAGCTTCTAATATACAAAAATTGTGCCGTATCGTCATTGATAAGTATAATGGTGATGTACCAAATACTCATGAAGGCCTAGTTGAATTACCTGGCGTTGGACGTAAGACGGCTAATGTGGTAATGTCAAATGCGTTTGGTGTTCCTGCCATTGCAGTTGATACCCATGTGGATCGAGTCTCCAAGCGTTTAGGTTTTGCCAAACAAGACGATAACGTATTAGAAGTAGAACATAAACTGATGAAGCTGGTACCGCGAGAGGAATGGACCCTAACACATCACCGTTTAATCTTTTTTGGTCGCTATCATTGCAAAGCGCAAAATCCGCAATGTGCAGTCTGTCCTTTAATTGAGTTGTGCAAAGAAGGAAAGAAACGTATGAAAGTCACAGAAAAAACTAAAGCTAAGTTAAAAACTAAACTAACGTAA
- a CDS encoding S-layer homology domain-containing protein translates to MPKHFSWKKIMSGAIAFTLITGSAIPVLTSNAAVVQAATTGITPFVDIPAGFYGEKHIYRLSLQQIVKGYQDKKTGVFTFQHNNTISQEEAVIMAIRFAGLTNELKEADMIFFNEGFVVKDDYKPYIELAFEKGLLDRELEYKLAAADKANKWGSKAASREWVTKLIIKALGAEEKASQLATTATKFTDNSKIDSKYLGYVNAAIELGLIKGLTTTTFGPTSPINRASFATILSRAQKDFPIEVEGQHYGVVTAITDKSITLYENNVETTYTTDATTGYYETDNDFAVDRSKLTQYGKVAVFVSGGVAKFIEAQGYEKHVESVTYTVGKVNTAEKTIYVWIDNKPVAITYNDKVKILNAKGETIPVTSIKENDSITILRDTFRDNAIPISITLNNAEQVVTTISGLFYNSNSKSITVKTDKGLVSKFLAPKVAISIPFINNPSISDLIGEADQVTITMNEKDEVTSIVVSNRNIKTMYAPKLINVDTTNNLITAMNSEGNKAEALFLTNSTRYMIDGVLVDYANVKGMVATWKNIVIRYAEQDGKNVVIYYDMVTEYEGELVELNDTDKMVTFKLIDGSIVKLPYNGATIQSLTNTTTNFLNMKIGSSLTFSLASNEMKVSSFRLHETHPLTIQSITQLTKDIKFKDAKGNPYSALFTEVNVVKADGSPATINDLVIGSTVNVVFAGYQISTITIP, encoded by the coding sequence ATGCCAAAACATTTTTCATGGAAAAAGATTATGTCGGGTGCAATTGCTTTTACTCTAATTACTGGTAGCGCTATTCCAGTATTAACATCAAATGCTGCAGTAGTACAAGCAGCAACAACTGGAATTACACCATTTGTAGATATTCCAGCGGGCTTTTACGGTGAAAAGCATATATATCGTTTATCTTTGCAACAAATCGTTAAAGGGTATCAAGACAAAAAAACAGGAGTGTTTACATTCCAACATAATAATACAATTTCGCAAGAAGAAGCTGTTATTATGGCGATCCGTTTTGCAGGCTTAACGAATGAACTTAAAGAAGCAGATATGATCTTTTTCAATGAAGGTTTTGTTGTGAAAGATGATTATAAACCATACATAGAATTAGCCTTCGAAAAAGGCCTTTTAGATCGTGAGCTTGAGTATAAGCTAGCAGCAGCGGATAAAGCTAATAAATGGGGTTCTAAAGCAGCAAGTCGTGAATGGGTTACTAAATTAATAATTAAAGCACTAGGTGCTGAAGAGAAAGCATCACAACTTGCTACAACTGCCACCAAATTTACAGATAACAGCAAAATCGATAGTAAATATCTTGGTTATGTGAATGCAGCGATTGAATTAGGGTTAATAAAAGGACTTACAACAACAACGTTTGGTCCTACATCTCCAATTAATCGTGCAAGTTTTGCTACAATACTAAGCCGTGCGCAAAAGGACTTCCCAATTGAAGTAGAAGGTCAGCATTATGGTGTTGTAACTGCGATCACGGATAAATCTATTACTCTATATGAGAATAATGTTGAAACAACGTATACGACAGATGCTACAACTGGATATTACGAGACGGATAATGATTTTGCAGTTGATAGAAGTAAACTGACGCAATATGGAAAAGTAGCTGTTTTCGTATCAGGTGGAGTTGCTAAATTCATCGAAGCTCAAGGATATGAAAAGCATGTGGAGAGTGTTACATACACTGTTGGTAAAGTTAATACTGCTGAGAAAACAATCTATGTATGGATTGACAACAAACCTGTCGCAATCACTTACAATGATAAAGTGAAAATATTGAATGCCAAAGGTGAAACTATTCCAGTAACATCAATTAAAGAAAATGATAGTATTACGATTTTACGAGATACTTTCCGTGATAATGCAATCCCAATTTCCATCACGTTGAATAATGCCGAGCAAGTAGTAACAACAATTTCAGGATTATTCTACAATTCAAATAGTAAATCTATTACTGTAAAAACGGATAAAGGTCTTGTAAGTAAGTTCCTTGCTCCGAAAGTAGCGATTTCAATTCCTTTTATAAATAATCCATCAATTTCAGATCTAATTGGCGAAGCTGACCAAGTGACGATTACGATGAATGAAAAAGATGAAGTTACGAGTATTGTTGTATCTAATCGTAATATTAAGACGATGTATGCTCCAAAACTTATTAATGTCGACACTACGAACAATTTGATAACTGCAATGAATTCCGAAGGTAATAAGGCGGAAGCTTTATTTTTGACGAACAGTACACGCTATATGATAGATGGTGTATTAGTTGATTATGCAAACGTTAAAGGTATGGTTGCTACTTGGAAAAATATTGTAATTCGATATGCAGAGCAAGATGGTAAAAATGTTGTTATCTATTATGATATGGTTACGGAGTATGAAGGTGAATTAGTTGAGTTGAACGATACAGACAAAATGGTAACGTTCAAACTTATTGATGGATCGATAGTGAAGTTACCTTACAATGGGGCAACAATTCAAAGTCTAACAAATACGACGACTAATTTCTTGAACATGAAGATTGGTTCGAGTTTAACATTCTCTCTTGCTTCTAATGAAATGAAGGTTTCATCTTTCAGATTGCATGAAACACATCCGTTAACGATTCAATCGATTACACAATTAACAAAAGATATTAAATTCAAAGATGCTAAAGGTAACCCATATTCTGCATTATTTACAGAAGTTAATGTTGTGAAAGCTGATGGTTCACCAGCAACAATTAATGATCTTGTTATCGGTAGTACTGTTAATGTAGTATTTGCTGGTTACCAAATTTCAACGATTACTATACCTTAA
- a CDS encoding N-acetylmuramoyl-L-alanine amidase — protein MKKSKSSFIIVLCLFVMFGLVGNVSAAVVPKIFVDGNQLKSDVDPVIIQGTTLVPLAVLSTGLGYGVKWNQALEQVTVTDDDFNIVLTIGQKIGLVNNESYELALAPIVVKGRTMVPLRFVTEILGFKLVWKQAEKEIYLTSPVKVPEVTEPTVPAVQTGTVTGVTVDADSTIHINYTGSMKEPTTMLLTSPNRLVVDLPDTSYTYDLSNGFIKGQTEVTLDGYQNITGYRYSIFSNNPLKARFVILFNEVPKYQIVKTDTEVKILFGDNVDTETPTPSPTPSPTPSPTPTPTVPPVTGKDVYHVVLDAGHGKQDPGYVNNKLGLFEKTFNLSAVLKLKTELEKNPKIVVHLTRSDDTFLELNERVAFAEKIPGLGKKADIFISVHANGFTTSAPSGTETYYSRADSKKLAETIHPRMVAAVGLKDRGVKTAGFKVIKATTMPAILLEVGFMSNDNDVKVLFNEATQKKFAEEVAAGVKEYLNLK, from the coding sequence ATGAAAAAAAGTAAAAGTAGTTTTATTATTGTTCTATGTTTATTTGTAATGTTTGGATTAGTAGGCAATGTATCAGCGGCAGTTGTTCCAAAAATTTTTGTTGATGGAAATCAGTTAAAAAGTGATGTGGATCCAGTCATTATACAAGGTACCACACTTGTCCCACTAGCTGTATTATCAACAGGCCTCGGATATGGCGTAAAATGGAATCAAGCATTAGAACAAGTTACAGTAACGGATGATGACTTTAATATCGTACTAACGATAGGACAGAAAATTGGATTGGTTAACAATGAAAGCTATGAGTTAGCTTTGGCTCCGATTGTAGTTAAAGGGCGAACAATGGTGCCCCTACGTTTTGTAACTGAGATTTTAGGGTTTAAACTAGTTTGGAAACAAGCGGAGAAAGAAATATATTTGACCAGTCCGGTGAAAGTGCCTGAAGTAACGGAACCGACGGTACCTGCAGTGCAAACAGGTACGGTTACTGGAGTAACGGTGGATGCAGATTCTACTATTCATATTAACTATACAGGTTCAATGAAAGAGCCAACAACGATGTTGTTAACTTCACCGAACAGGCTTGTCGTTGATCTACCAGATACAAGTTATACATATGACTTATCTAATGGTTTTATAAAAGGGCAGACAGAAGTAACGTTAGATGGTTATCAGAACATAACAGGATATCGCTATTCTATTTTTAGCAATAATCCGTTAAAAGCAAGATTTGTTATTCTATTTAACGAAGTTCCAAAGTACCAAATTGTCAAAACGGATACAGAAGTGAAAATATTGTTTGGTGATAATGTCGATACGGAAACACCTACGCCATCTCCAACGCCTTCACCGACACCATCTCCAACACCGACACCTACTGTTCCACCAGTAACAGGAAAAGATGTTTATCATGTTGTGCTTGATGCAGGTCACGGTAAGCAGGATCCAGGCTACGTTAATAATAAATTAGGACTTTTTGAGAAAACGTTTAATCTAAGTGCGGTATTGAAACTAAAGACAGAACTTGAAAAAAACCCGAAAATAGTCGTTCATCTTACTAGATCTGATGATACCTTCTTAGAATTAAATGAACGTGTTGCATTCGCAGAGAAAATACCAGGACTGGGTAAGAAAGCAGATATATTTATATCTGTTCACGCGAATGGTTTTACTACAAGTGCTCCTAGCGGTACAGAAACGTATTACAGTCGTGCCGATAGTAAGAAGTTAGCTGAAACTATACATCCGCGAATGGTTGCTGCTGTAGGTTTGAAAGACCGTGGTGTGAAAACTGCTGGTTTTAAAGTAATCAAGGCTACAACAATGCCTGCAATATTATTAGAAGTTGGTTTTATGAGTAATGACAATGATGTTAAAGTTCTGTTTAATGAAGCAACCCAGAAAAAATTTGCTGAAGAAGTTGCTGCTGGTGTAAAAGAATATCTTAATTTGAAATAA